In Procambarus clarkii isolate CNS0578487 chromosome 25, FALCON_Pclarkii_2.0, whole genome shotgun sequence, the following proteins share a genomic window:
- the LOC138368573 gene encoding uncharacterized protein has translation MSEPGRVVKVLVRLGGYASPAQANIVDKIPSDLYVYGLRNTGKLLRSKEVKLADHKIKSDHLTDVALSQLKCQVARLNEQPDKLQQYHNLIQQQLDNKFIEVVENDNSKEGHYLPHHAILKDSITVPLRIVFNCSANVKANSVSLNNWLQTGPNLTQRRNDVLLRFHLGTYAYTTDISKAFFRVGLQKED, from the exons ATGAGCGAACCAGGAAG GGTAGTGAAAGTTTTAGTTCGCCTAGGAGGCTATGCCAGTCCAGCACAGGCTAATATAGTAGATAAAATCCCATCTGACCTGTATGTATATGGTCTAAGGAACACAGGCAAACTTCTCAGAAGTAAAGAAGTTAAGTTGGCTGATCATAAAATAAAATCTGACCACCTCACCGATGTCG CATTAAGTCAACTAAAATGTCAGGTAGCTCGATTGAATGAGCAACCTGACAAATTACAACAGTACCACAACTTGATACAACAGCAACTTGACAACAAGTTTATTGAAGTTGTCGAAAATGATAACTCTAAAGAGGGGCATTACTTGCCTCACCACGCCATATTAAAAGATTCAATTACTGTGCCCCTCAGGATCGtattcaactgtagtgccaatgTGAAAGCAAATAGTGTCTCACTAAACAATTGGCTTCAAACTGGCCCGAATCTAACACAAAGACGCAATGACGTGTTGCTACGGTTTCACCTAGGAACCTACGCCTATACGACCGATATAAGTAAGGCTTTCTTCAGAGTAGGTCTACAAAAAgaagactga